Proteins encoded within one genomic window of Mycolicibacterium monacense:
- a CDS encoding alpha/beta fold hydrolase, whose product MNLAYDDRGTGIPVLFIAGRGGAGRTWHLHQVPEFVRNGYRAITFDNRGVGATENAEGFGVEQMVADTAALIEKLGAAPVRIVAVSMGSFIAQELMLARPDLVRSAVLMATRGRHDRARNFFSDAERELVDAGITLPPRFDAKVRVLENFSPKTINDDRAIGDWIEMFTMWPTKYTPGLRTQGSVGPKENRLPAYRSIRIPTLVIGFADDVLLPPHLGKEVADAMPHGRYLEIPDAGHLGFIERPQEVNAAALKFFADIL is encoded by the coding sequence GTGAATCTCGCTTACGACGATCGCGGCACCGGCATCCCGGTGCTGTTCATCGCCGGTCGCGGCGGCGCCGGCCGCACCTGGCACCTGCACCAGGTCCCGGAGTTCGTCCGCAACGGTTACCGGGCCATCACCTTCGACAACCGCGGCGTCGGCGCCACCGAGAACGCCGAGGGCTTCGGCGTCGAGCAGATGGTCGCCGACACCGCAGCGCTCATCGAGAAACTGGGCGCCGCCCCCGTCCGCATCGTGGCGGTGTCGATGGGCTCCTTCATCGCCCAGGAACTCATGCTGGCCCGCCCGGATCTGGTCCGGTCCGCGGTGCTGATGGCCACCCGCGGCCGCCACGACCGGGCCCGCAACTTCTTCTCCGACGCCGAACGGGAACTGGTCGACGCCGGCATCACCCTGCCGCCACGATTTGACGCGAAGGTCCGTGTGCTGGAGAACTTCTCACCCAAGACGATCAACGACGACCGCGCGATCGGCGACTGGATCGAGATGTTCACGATGTGGCCGACCAAGTACACGCCCGGTCTGCGGACCCAGGGGTCGGTGGGCCCGAAGGAGAACCGCCTGCCCGCCTACCGCAGCATCCGCATCCCCACGCTGGTGATCGGGTTCGCCGACGACGTCCTGTTGCCCCCGCATCTGGGCAAGGAGGTCGCCGACGCGATGCCGCACGGCCGCTATTTGGAGATCCCCGACGCCGGACACCTCGGCTTCATCGAGCGGCCGCAGGAAGTCAACGCCGCGGCGCTGAAATTCTTCGCCGATATCCTGTAG